A stretch of the Aegilops tauschii subsp. strangulata cultivar AL8/78 chromosome 4, Aet v6.0, whole genome shotgun sequence genome encodes the following:
- the LOC109772878 gene encoding F-box protein SNE, whose product MGGPPAAPRQEEDAVVVTELEVRVQLLASGGGAYNINDNADILSEILARLDGRSLASAASVCRLWAAVSRRDAVWEALCLRHVGPASGPAAGHATRTVVAALGGYRRLYRLCLGPALDRLGRAGALAHAQARARLSLSLSLSLFSIDCYERLGGGGGGSAGAGRQQPPSSLLFLCKPVDVS is encoded by the coding sequence ATGGGAGGACCTCCCGCGGCGCCGCGGCAGGAGGAGGACGCTGTGGTGGTGACGGAGCTGGAGGTGCGCGTGCAGCTGCTggcctccggcggcggcgcgtaCAACATCAACGACAACGCCGACATCCTCTCGGAGATCCTGGCGCGCCTCGACGGCCGCTCGCTCGCCTCCGCGGCCAGCGTCTGCCGCCTCTGGGCCGCCGTGTCGCGCCGGGACGCCGTCTGGGAGGCGCTCTGCCTCCGCCACGTGGGCCCGGCGTCCGGCCCCGCGGCGGGCCACGCCACCCGCACCGTCGTGGCCGCGCTCGGCGGGTACCGCCGGCTCTACCGCCTCTGCCTCGGCCCGGCGCTGGACCGGCTGGGACGCGCGGGAGCCCTTGCACACGCGCAGGCCCGGGCGCGACTGTCGCTCTCCCTCTCGCTGTCGCTCTTCTCCATCGACTGCTACGAGCGGCTAGGAGGCGGGGGAGGGGGCTCTGCCGGCGCCGGCAGGCAGCAGCCGCCGTCGTCGCTGCTCTTCCTCTGCAAGCCGGTGGACGTGTCCTGA